GGAAACTATGAGAAAACTTGCACGCACTCATGAATTAAGATTATTATTTCACGAGAAACCTTTTAACGGCATGAACGGAAGCGGCAAGCACACAAATATTTCACTCATGGACAGCGAGGGCAGAAATTTATTAAAGCCTTCACATAATAGTAGAAGAAACGTAATTTTTCTCGCGTTTATGGCTGCTGCTGTGCTGGGTCTAAGCAAATTTCATAGTTTATTGCAGGCAAGTATCGCAACTTACGGAAATTTATTCAGACTCGGAGGCCACGAAGCTCCCCCGTCGATTATGAGCGTTTATTTGGGTGCAGCTCTTACGGATTTAATAAATAAAGGCGACGCAAATTTACCGGACAAAGGCATAATTGATATTGGTCTTACGAAATTGCCGGACATTATTCCGTTTGACAGCGATAGAAACCGTACGAGTCCTATAGCTTTTACGGGCGATAAATTCGAGTTCCGCGCACCTGGTTCGAGTCAAAGTATCGCACTGCCAGTTACAATGTTCGCAAGCATATGGGCGTGGGGAATTGAGCAATTAACAGCAAAGATCGCCGCAAAAAATTCCGATGACCCGATAGAAGCAGCCTTAATCGCAAGCACTGAGGCATTCAAAGAAGGCAGCAAAATTTTATTTGAGGGCGACGCTTATAGCCATGAGTGGCAGGACGAAGCAAGAAAACGCGGTTTAATCGAGGCTGAAGACATCCCCGGACGTATTGATCTATTATTGAAACCGGAAAATAAATCAATGCTCGAAGAATTAAAAGTTTTCAAGCCCAACGAACTCGAAAATTTACACAAAATCAGGCTCGAAAATTTCTGCACTGGTCTCGAAGTAGAAGCAGCTGTCTTGTATGACATGTTATTTGAAGGAGTCTTGCCGGCGTTATCGAAACAATTAGTGCTTGAGAGAAATTCACTTTATGCCTTTGACGGTGTAGATTTTGGCGACGACAAACCTTGGCGCGATTACATTAAAGGCTTGGGAACTGCGAAGAATGCTTTAATTGCCGACGCTGCCGTATTGAACGAGTATAGAACGAGTCTAGCTGACTTGAATGCACGTGAGCGGGCTGATTTCCTGACTTATAAAATTTTGCCGCTTATGGACTCTATCCGGACTAAATGCGATGCTGCCGAACTTGTAACGAGTGCTGAAATTTGGCCGTATCCCATTTATAGAAATTTATTGAGTCTCTCGGCGTAAAGAAATAAATTATTTTTCCTGCGTGATAGCTTTGTCGCGCAGG
The Synergistaceae bacterium DNA segment above includes these coding regions:
- a CDS encoding glutamine synthetase III; protein product: MSEKLKSIREIYGTLVFNRRVMKERLNPDIYDQVIAAIEGRSRLDSQAADIVAGALKDWAISNGATHWAHWFQPMSELTAEKHTAFTQSDSEGRPIEVFRGHNLSQGEPDASSFPSAGTRSTFEARGYSAWDISSPAFIVKSEKGGTLCIPSVFLSFDGTPLDLKTPLLRSLDAVESRALKLLRMLGQRGIKSVKMTVGAEQEYFLLDRPRAQKRPDIRFCGRTLIGAQPAKDQKLDHHYMGAIPGRVLRYMEDVERDLARLGVSITARHNEVARCQFEFAHLFNEANIACDQNQILMETMRKLARTHELRLLFHEKPFNGMNGSGKHTNISLMDSEGRNLLKPSHNSRRNVIFLAFMAAAVLGLSKFHSLLQASIATYGNLFRLGGHEAPPSIMSVYLGAALTDLINKGDANLPDKGIIDIGLTKLPDIIPFDSDRNRTSPIAFTGDKFEFRAPGSSQSIALPVTMFASIWAWGIEQLTAKIAAKNSDDPIEAALIASTEAFKEGSKILFEGDAYSHEWQDEARKRGLIEAEDIPGRIDLLLKPENKSMLEELKVFKPNELENLHKIRLENFCTGLEVEAAVLYDMLFEGVLPALSKQLVLERNSLYAFDGVDFGDDKPWRDYIKGLGTAKNALIADAAVLNEYRTSLADLNARERADFLTYKILPLMDSIRTKCDAAELVTSAEIWPYPIYRNLLSLSA